The window CTCACACAACACGCCGAGAGGGTTACGCTTCCACACAACCTTGCCATCTTGAAACTTAAAGTTCTTCTTGTTCCAGCTCAGCCAACCAGACAGCAGATGCGGATCAGCAAGTAACCGCTCCATCGGACGGGTCAGCAGTGTGCCTTTGCGATCCAATGCTTCGGAAACGGCTTTACCCACATCAGGATCGTCTCCGTACATCTTGATGAAGTGCTTTTTCATCTTAACAAAGGCATAAACCACATCAACCTTGTTGGCTTCCTCCTTCAGCTTCCCAACCATGGTCAAGTAGGGGACAACAAAACGGGTGGTCGGCTTGGCCATAACATTATTGGCCAAGAACCAGTTCACCAGACCGTCATGGAATTCCAAGTTGGTGGCCAGATCCGTACCACGCAATGTGGTACTGCGCAATACGCGGGACAGATGGTTGTAACTCTGCTCACGATCTTCGCCCTTGGTCAGCAGCAGCGCAAGGTTGGAATCATAAGCACCGGCAACCTTATATTTCATAAAGTGACCGCTATCCGGGTTGGCCAGACAAATGCCCTGATCATCACGAATCTCACCATCGATCGGTGCCGACCAGTAATTGATCATGCCGCCGGCGGCCGGAGACAGAGAATCGTCTGTGGCATTGAGACGTGCCTCGGCAGCCGCACCGAAACGCAGCAGACGCTCAGGACGCGGCAGACGTTCTTTGTGCATGGCCAACAGCGCCATGGCTTCAACCAATGATTCGACGATGAAGAAATCGTTCTCATCATCCGGGTTGGTGAATTTGAGGCTGTACACCAGTTCAGTCACTCGGTGCTCAACCTGAATCCGGGTGTTCACTTCCATGAAGTAGTGACGCTCGCCATCAACAATACACTCAAAGGTCGATGCGGAATCAAGCCCTACTGCTTGACCAAAACGCTCCGATTCCTCCTCCATCCGCTTAAGGACAGTCAAGTCGGATTCCAACGCTTTAGCCTGAGCATCGAGAGACGCCTTCTTCGCCTTATCAATTTCCGTTGCCAAAGCTTCCTGAGTGACGGAGATCTCCAGCAACTTCTGTTCATGCATCTGCAAAGAGCAATCGCGACCGCCCAGAGCGATACACCACTCACCGTTACCCAACAACTGAATCTCATTGTGGCGGGTTTGCTCGATGTTGAGCTCGATAAGCACGTTTTTATTGTCGCCAACACCGTTGGCCTTAACTTCGCTGAGGATTTCGCGGACCAAGCTCGGAGCATCCGCTGCGGCCGCATCGATCTGTTCCTGAGTCGGCTCTTTGGTGACCAGCAACGATGCGCCGAGAATCCGTTGGCCTTTACCACCGCCGCCGCCAATGGCTTTGAGGCGGATACGCGCACCGGGATAGTTTTTGAACATCTCAGCACATTCGGCTTGAACCTGAGCACACAGCTCTTCAACAGTGAAAAGGTCAATCCCCTTGTCATACGAAGCAAACAGAATATGGTCTGCCAGCGCCTCAAGGGTCAGACTTTCATCAGCCAGAACCTTTTCATCACAGGCCAGATCCTTGGACTTCGCCAGAGAGACCAAGCTGTCACGCGTGGAATAATTTTTCACCAGCGTCCGCGCAGTCACATTGTCAATACCCGGAGTAACCGAAACATTAACCTGAAGCGCAGTCCGCTTGGCTTCGTCTTTTTTACCTGCAGCACGCTGGGTGCCGGAGCAAGGACCGATAAAGTTCAGGCCGGCCTCTTCGATTGCGGCGACAAATTCATCATCTTCCGCCATGAAACCGTAACCGGCAAAAATCGCATTGTATCCGTTGTCCTTGGCAATGCCGATGATCTGACCAATCCGCTCAACACGCTCCTCCTTGGAGGCCCCGGAATAATCGGGTACACGGTGAACACGGCTATTATCGGTCAGCTTGCGCAGTTCCGGCGACAGGGCATTGGGATAAACGATTGAGTCCTTCTCAGACAACAGAATCCCGTAATGGGTAATGCCCATCTCGTCATACACGTCCATCGCTTCTTTACGGATCGGACCGCGGCAGACAATCAGAGGCTTGAGTTCTTCGCAGGAAAACGACCGCACCCACGCCGAAGGCGACTGGCTCAAGCGGCGGTCACGGTGAATCAATGGATTGTTCAGGTAGTTCTCAATATTATAGGCCATGGGCTTCATCTCCACTTCCATGGGGGTTAATTACAACGATGCTCGTCAACAGCAGTCTGGCGACTCCAAGGAAATTAATGGAATTCGCGTTGAACCGACTGCATAGGACCGGGCTTGTAATGGCGCAGGAAGAAGTTCATGTTCTTGGCCAGAACTTCGCGCAGATCCGTCGGCATAACAATCGACGAGATGGAGCCCAGCGACAGACCCTCTTTCGGGTTCATCAGCTCTTTTTCGTAACGGGTATTGAGTTTTGCCTCTTCCACTTTCAGCCATTCAGCCACTTCGCGCTCAGCATCCTTCTTGGCATCGTCACCATCCATGCCGGCAGCGACACGGTCGGTAGTGCCTTGGACGATCATGCCCTTAACAGCGCCACGCAGCTTACGCAGTTCATTTTTATAAACAAACTCTTTACCCGCCGGACCCATAACCGCCAGACGGGTGGTCGGCAGTGCCAGCACCAGGTCTGCACCGGTGGGATAGTTGTTATAGGAGGCATAGGCACCACCGTACGCGTTACGCAAAATCAGCAGAATACGCGGGGTACGCACATCAACGATGGAGTCGAGCATGGAACGGCCCGCCTGAACAATACCACGCGCTTCCTGATCGCGACCGGGCAGGAAGCCGGTGGTGTCCTCGATAAAGATGATGGGAATATTGTAGATATTACAGAAGCGGACAAAGCGGGCAATTTTCACCGCTGAGTCACAGTCAATCTGACCGGATGCCACGGCACTGTTGTTAGCGCAGAAACCAACAACGTTACCGCCGAGACGACCGAATGCCGTCACTACTTCGCGAGCCCGTTTCGGCTGCAGTTCAAAGTAATCACCGTGGTCGCAGATCTGTTGAATGATAATGGAAACATCTACCGGAGTATTGAATCCGGTCGGTGAGTTAAAGGCTTTTTTCAGCAGGGTGTTGATCTCCCAGGTCTTACGATTCAGCGGATCACTGGTCTCGAGGAAGGGAGCCATGACACTGTTGTTGTCCGGGATGTAGCTGAGCAGCATTTTAGCCAGACGTAACGCTGCAGTTTCATCGCTGACCGTCAAGTCAGCCACGCCGGTTGCACCATGAACTTTGGGACCACCGAGATCTTCCGGTGTAACATCCTCACCAAGAACCGACTTAACAACTCCCGGACCAGTCAAACCAAAGAACGTATCTTCCGGCTGGATAACGAAGCTGCCCTGACGGGGCAGATAGCTACCACCGCCGGCGTTGAAGCCGAACATGCACATGATACTCGGCACCACACCACTGATTTTGCGCAAAGCGGTAAACGCTTCAGCGTAGCCGTCCAAGCCACCAACCCCAGCAGGAACAAACGCACCGGCCGAGTCGTTCATACCAATGACCGGAATCCCTTTTTCACCGGCCATGGTAAACAACTTGGCCAGCTTGCTGCCGTTGGTTGCGTCAATGGAACCGGCACGAACCGTGAAATCATGACCATAGACCGCCACATCACGGCCGCCAATGTTGAGAATGCCGGTGACCAGAGAGGCACCATCCAGGTTTTTACCCCAGTTTTGAAACAGAATGTTCGGCTCATCTTCTGTCAGAACCTTGATCCGTTCCCAGACGGTCATACGTTTCTTGAAATGTTGCTTTTCAATCTGACTGACCGCAACCGATTTCACAGGACGTTGAATCAGGTCATGGCCTTCCTGCATGACCTCTTCATAGCCACCCTTGGTACCGGCAATTTCGCCGGGGATGGTGAATTCAACGTTCTCTTGCGGAGCGAGAGGATTTTTCAGCGTTGGTTTGCACACCTTGTTTGACATAGTCGTCATCCCTTTACTGTTTTAAGTGGTACGTGTCAGAACAGAGAGCCCTCCTCTGTAGCTGACCCCATATATGATCAACGTAACGTGAACCGTATAGACAACAGTGCCCGGCCGCTCCTGAACAGTGCACAGCCAGGCAGAGTTATTCATTCTTTTATGAATCTTCGCTGTGAATCCAGCGTGCTAACGAGTAACAATGGCCAGGACTTGAACCTCTTCGCCATCATACGACAACAACCTGTGGCGCATGGAGGAATCAAAATAGACCGCATCCCCTGCTTCCAGCTTGATCCGTTCATCATCAAGCAAAACCTCAGCCGTGCCATTTAATATCAACAGAAACTCTTCACCATCATGGTTGTACATGGTTTCATCATCACTGCGTTCCGACACAGTGACAACGAACGGCTCCATTTTTTTATTTAACTTATGCACAGACAAGGCTTCATACGTATAGCCATGCCCCTTGCCCGCCTTGGAGATAACCCGACTGACAACACGCCGGTCTACCGTTCGCACAACTTCGTAGCGGCGAACTTCTTCCTCCTCTTCAAAGAAATGACTGATTTTTACGTCAAAGAAACGCGCCAACTTGGACAAGGTGGCAATCGGCGGTGAAACATTATTGTTCTCAATTTGTGAAATCAGCGCCGGAGAAAAACCCGTTTCCGTCGCCACCGCCTGCAAGGTCAACTTTCGTGCTTTACGCAGCTCCTTTATTTTTGCCCCGATATTGTATTCCAAGACGTTCTCCAAAAAATAAAAAACAGTTCTATTTCCACGCCCGATATAAAACATGTGGCGGAAATTGTCAACCCAATTGTTTATCAAAAATAAAAACATTTATTGAAAATAAATGCCTTAAATCAAAAGCTTAGCAGGATTAATCCCGTTTTTCCAACAACTTAAAGTGTCGTTAAATCTTTTTTATGTATACAAAAATTATTTTAGTTAAGCCCGCCATTTAAGGAAATTCTGTTGGCTTATTTTCGCCTCCGCTGCCACAAAAATAAAGAATAATCTTTAAATCCATGAAGAAACCCACGTTTGAGGAACCATAATGTGGCTAAAAACCGCCACAATAGACACCGCCATCTTTCTTGACAAGCTTGTTTGGCCGCTGATATATTTCAGCTTGCTAAATTTTTTTAGCTCCTTTAAAAAAGCATTTTATTGAGTAAACCTCTGTTTGTCAAAACAGGTTAAGTCGCTTTTAAAAACATCGATGCGGTTTACAACCGGCAGAGATTAAACCATGTATTGGTTCATCGCCACCGGCACAGGCAACACCACATCAGACCGAGCAAAAGCGTTTATCGCTTTGCGTCAGCATCGCAGGGACCGTCATTGATGGCCAACCAACTAAAAAAAGGACTGGTTCAGATCTACACCGGCAACGGCAAAGGCAAGACAACCGCCGCGCTGGGCCTGGCGTTTCGTGCAGTGGGCCGGGGTTTGCGGGTGCATATTATGCACTTCATGAAACTCGATTCCGACTATGGCGAAATGACCAGCGGTAAAAAGATGGGGCCGAACTGGAGCGTCGAGCAGGTTGGCCGCAGCGGCTTTGTATCCTTCACCAACCCCGCTGAAGAGGATATTGAACTGGCTCAACAGGCCTTTTGTCGAGCAGTTGAACTGGCACGCAGCGACGACTACGATCTCCTCATCCTCGACGAACTGGTCAACGCGCTGGGCTTTCGCCTGATCCGCCTGGAACAGATCCTGGAGCTGATCGCAACACGCGCAGCAACAACGGAGCTGGTACTCACCGGTCGCAATGCCCCTCAAGCCTTAATTGATGCGGCAGACC of the Desulfuromonas acetoxidans DSM 684 genome contains:
- the cobO gene encoding cob(I)yrinic acid a,c-diamide adenosyltransferase → MANQLKKGLVQIYTGNGKGKTTAALGLAFRAVGRGLRVHIMHFMKLDSDYGEMTSGKKMGPNWSVEQVGRSGFVSFTNPAEEDIELAQQAFCRAVELARSDDYDLLILDELVNALGFRLIRLEQILELIATRAATTELVLTGRNAPQALIDAADLVTEMKDIKHYYDAGQPARIGIES
- a CDS encoding acyl-CoA carboxylase subunit beta — its product is MSNKVCKPTLKNPLAPQENVEFTIPGEIAGTKGGYEEVMQEGHDLIQRPVKSVAVSQIEKQHFKKRMTVWERIKVLTEDEPNILFQNWGKNLDGASLVTGILNIGGRDVAVYGHDFTVRAGSIDATNGSKLAKLFTMAGEKGIPVIGMNDSAGAFVPAGVGGLDGYAEAFTALRKISGVVPSIMCMFGFNAGGGSYLPRQGSFVIQPEDTFFGLTGPGVVKSVLGEDVTPEDLGGPKVHGATGVADLTVSDETAALRLAKMLLSYIPDNNSVMAPFLETSDPLNRKTWEINTLLKKAFNSPTGFNTPVDVSIIIQQICDHGDYFELQPKRAREVVTAFGRLGGNVVGFCANNSAVASGQIDCDSAVKIARFVRFCNIYNIPIIFIEDTTGFLPGRDQEARGIVQAGRSMLDSIVDVRTPRILLILRNAYGGAYASYNNYPTGADLVLALPTTRLAVMGPAGKEFVYKNELRKLRGAVKGMIVQGTTDRVAAGMDGDDAKKDAEREVAEWLKVEEAKLNTRYEKELMNPKEGLSLGSISSIVMPTDLREVLAKNMNFFLRHYKPGPMQSVQREFH
- a CDS encoding biotin/lipoyl-containing protein, which codes for MAYNIENYLNNPLIHRDRRLSQSPSAWVRSFSCEELKPLIVCRGPIRKEAMDVYDEMGITHYGILLSEKDSIVYPNALSPELRKLTDNSRVHRVPDYSGASKEERVERIGQIIGIAKDNGYNAIFAGYGFMAEDDEFVAAIEEAGLNFIGPCSGTQRAAGKKDEAKRTALQVNVSVTPGIDNVTARTLVKNYSTRDSLVSLAKSKDLACDEKVLADESLTLEALADHILFASYDKGIDLFTVEELCAQVQAECAEMFKNYPGARIRLKAIGGGGGKGQRILGASLLVTKEPTQEQIDAAAADAPSLVREILSEVKANGVGDNKNVLIELNIEQTRHNEIQLLGNGEWCIALGGRDCSLQMHEQKLLEISVTQEALATEIDKAKKASLDAQAKALESDLTVLKRMEEESERFGQAVGLDSASTFECIVDGERHYFMEVNTRIQVEHRVTELVYSLKFTNPDDENDFFIVESLVEAMALLAMHKERLPRPERLLRFGAAAEARLNATDDSLSPAAGGMINYWSAPIDGEIRDDQGICLANPDSGHFMKYKVAGAYDSNLALLLTKGEDREQSYNHLSRVLRSTTLRGTDLATNLEFHDGLVNWFLANNVMAKPTTRFVVPYLTMVGKLKEEANKVDVVYAFVKMKKHFIKMYGDDPDVGKAVSEALDRKGTLLTRPMERLLADPHLLSGWLSWNKKNFKFQDGKVVWKRNPLGVLCETYEYLHMAWDPKKPAAEVIWSHDHELLENALTFYRELRTKLGLGIEQFVELNDIIQKDEPQLGYDEEMWKQIQSAHFGFEIGNELLGLLFMIAEKTGFYELRVEDDLEVVIPEYLHDPELQAAMKKVLVPPPATKEDEVVTPGGGMYYAQEAPGMPPFVTEGMHFEKGQPLFILEVMKMFNKIPAPFSGTIDEILIDGGDGTIVAKGQPIFKVTPDEKFVDVDPKEFERLRQETTAEFLSTVL
- a CDS encoding helix-turn-helix domain-containing protein, translated to MFYIGRGNRTVFYFLENVLEYNIGAKIKELRKARKLTLQAVATETGFSPALISQIENNNVSPPIATLSKLARFFDVKISHFFEEEEEVRRYEVVRTVDRRVVSRVISKAGKGHGYTYEALSVHKLNKKMEPFVVTVSERSDDETMYNHDGEEFLLILNGTAEVLLDDERIKLEAGDAVYFDSSMRHRLLSYDGEEVQVLAIVTR